A single window of Solanum dulcamara chromosome 5, daSolDulc1.2, whole genome shotgun sequence DNA harbors:
- the LOC129889636 gene encoding uncharacterized protein At1g32220, chloroplastic isoform X1 has translation MASFSNIGAICQVPSAPSLSSSSRALFPTTFRSYSHSQISRSRSCRLCIRSSYAEAVRGNPNSDAIDVVADVKAERIVVIGGSGFVGSAICKAAVSKGIEVISLSRSGRPSYSESWVDQVTWMTGDVFYANWDEILIGATAVVSTLGGFGSNEQMQRINGEANVVAVNAAKEYGIPKFILISVHDYNLPSFLLQSGYFTGKRKAESEVLSKYPGSGVVLRPAFIYGKRKVDGFEIPLNLIGEPLEKLLRATESFTKPLSSLPASDLVLAPPVSVDDVAYAVINAVKDDDCFGIFTIDQIKEAAAGVKV, from the exons ATGGCGTCTTTCTCAAATATTGGCGCCATTTGCCAAGTTCCATCAGCTCCTTCTCTTAGCAGCAGTAGTAGAGCTCTCTTTCCTACTACGTTTCGCAGTTACAGTCATTCACAAATCTCTCGCTCTCG TTCTTGCAGACTTTGTATCAGAAGCAGTTATGCCGAAGCTGTTAGAGGGAATCCTAACTCGGATGCAATTGATGTTGTAGCAGATGTTAAGGCTGAGCGG ATTGTAGTCATAGGAGGCAGCGGCTTTGTTGGCTCTGCAATATGCAAGGCTGCAGTGTCAAAGGGTATAGAGGTCATAAGTCTGAGCAG GTCAGGGCGTCCCTCTTACTCAGAGTCGTGGGTAGATCAAGTCACTTGGATGACAG GAGATGTTTTCTATGCAAACTGGGATGAAATACTTATTGGGGCTACTGCAGTTGTTTCAACTTTGGGAGGTTTCGGTTCTAACGAACAAATGCAGAGGATCAATGGTGAAGCTAATGTTGTGGCTGTCAATGCTGCTAAAGAATATG GGATCCCTAAGTTCATATTGATTTCTGTGCATGATTACAATCTACCATCATTCCTCCTTCAATCAGGCTACTTCACAGGGAAAAGAAAAGCAGAATCAGAAGTTCTTTCCAAATACCCTGGCTCAG GTGTTGTTCTTAGACCTGCCTTTATATATGGGAAGAGGAAGGTTGACGGCTTCGAGATCCCTCTAAATTTGATTGGAGAACCTCTTGAAAAATTATTACGTGCAACAGAGAGCTTCACTAAACCATTGAGCTCGTTGCCAGCATCCGACTTAGTTCTAGCCCCTCCTGTTAGCGTGGACGATGTTGCTTATGCAGTGATAAATGCTGTTAAGGATGACGACTGTTTTGGCATTTTTACCATCGACCAAATCAAAGAAGCAGCAGCAGGAGTGAAGGTGTAA
- the LOC129889636 gene encoding uncharacterized protein At1g32220, chloroplastic isoform X2, with protein sequence MASFSNIGAICQVPSAPSLSSSSRALFPTTFRSYSHSQISRSRLCIRSSYAEAVRGNPNSDAIDVVADVKAERIVVIGGSGFVGSAICKAAVSKGIEVISLSRSGRPSYSESWVDQVTWMTGDVFYANWDEILIGATAVVSTLGGFGSNEQMQRINGEANVVAVNAAKEYGIPKFILISVHDYNLPSFLLQSGYFTGKRKAESEVLSKYPGSGVVLRPAFIYGKRKVDGFEIPLNLIGEPLEKLLRATESFTKPLSSLPASDLVLAPPVSVDDVAYAVINAVKDDDCFGIFTIDQIKEAAAGVKV encoded by the exons ATGGCGTCTTTCTCAAATATTGGCGCCATTTGCCAAGTTCCATCAGCTCCTTCTCTTAGCAGCAGTAGTAGAGCTCTCTTTCCTACTACGTTTCGCAGTTACAGTCATTCACAAATCTCTCGCTCTCG ACTTTGTATCAGAAGCAGTTATGCCGAAGCTGTTAGAGGGAATCCTAACTCGGATGCAATTGATGTTGTAGCAGATGTTAAGGCTGAGCGG ATTGTAGTCATAGGAGGCAGCGGCTTTGTTGGCTCTGCAATATGCAAGGCTGCAGTGTCAAAGGGTATAGAGGTCATAAGTCTGAGCAG GTCAGGGCGTCCCTCTTACTCAGAGTCGTGGGTAGATCAAGTCACTTGGATGACAG GAGATGTTTTCTATGCAAACTGGGATGAAATACTTATTGGGGCTACTGCAGTTGTTTCAACTTTGGGAGGTTTCGGTTCTAACGAACAAATGCAGAGGATCAATGGTGAAGCTAATGTTGTGGCTGTCAATGCTGCTAAAGAATATG GGATCCCTAAGTTCATATTGATTTCTGTGCATGATTACAATCTACCATCATTCCTCCTTCAATCAGGCTACTTCACAGGGAAAAGAAAAGCAGAATCAGAAGTTCTTTCCAAATACCCTGGCTCAG GTGTTGTTCTTAGACCTGCCTTTATATATGGGAAGAGGAAGGTTGACGGCTTCGAGATCCCTCTAAATTTGATTGGAGAACCTCTTGAAAAATTATTACGTGCAACAGAGAGCTTCACTAAACCATTGAGCTCGTTGCCAGCATCCGACTTAGTTCTAGCCCCTCCTGTTAGCGTGGACGATGTTGCTTATGCAGTGATAAATGCTGTTAAGGATGACGACTGTTTTGGCATTTTTACCATCGACCAAATCAAAGAAGCAGCAGCAGGAGTGAAGGTGTAA
- the LOC129889635 gene encoding uncharacterized protein LOC129889635, with the protein MEEQFNAERSRGSSKRTLQITPLDEEDQEDIQIDDSGDVDSYDDDDDDEEEEDEDKEPVGLGVLEKPENSWSLLRELFPSKAGGTPAWLDPINLPTGRSCLCYFCGEPLQFMLQVYAPLTEKDSTFHRMLFLFTCTSMACLLKDQHEQWKRNQDKQSRSVKVFRCQLPRDNSFYSSEPPRNNGKDKPSSLGVVLCGWCGTWKGDKVCGGCRRVHYCSEKHQTVHWKSGHKQRCLPSSISQDASEPRNNGTLREVREVASKHLWREYEIAITDECEDKVCDDNGQVNSLISSSRVDESTEALIDSFEGEDDKKSWASFQERISRTPEQVLRYYRDAGAKPLWPTSSGQPSKADIPKCTYCGGRRAFEFQVLPQILYYFGVENDVHSLDWATIAVYTCESSCDGNVAYKEEFAWVQIATQSSTTQR; encoded by the exons ATGGAGGAACAATTTAATGCTGAAAGAAGCAGAGGCTCTTCAAAGAGGACTTTGCAAATTACACCCCTTGATGAGGAAGatcaagaagacattcaaaTTGATGACAGTGGAGATGTTGattcatatgatgatgatgatgatgacgagGAGGAGGAGGATGAAGACAAAGAACCTGTGGGGTTAGGGGTTCTTGAAAAGCCTGAGAATTCATGGTCACTGCTACGTGAGTTATTTCCAAGCAAAGCTGGGGGTACTCCT gcttggttggatccaaTTAACTTGCCGACAGGGAGATCATGTCTTTGCTATTTCTGTGGTGAACCTTTGCAGTTCATGCTTCAG GTTTACGCACCACTCACGGAGAAGGATTCAACTTTTCACCGCATGTTATTTCTCTTCACGTGTACATCAATGGCCTGTCTCCTTAAAGATCAACATGAGCAGTGGAAAAGGAACCAAGACAAGCAATCCAGGAG TGTCAAGGTCTTTCGTTGCCAATTGCCCCGTGATAACTCCTTTTACTCCAGTGAGCCCCCAAGAAACAATGGGAAAGATAAACCTTCTAGTCTTGGAG TTGTTCTCTGTGGCTGGTGTGGTACGTGGAAAGGAGATAAAGTTTGTGGTGGTTGCCGAAGAGTACACTACTGCTCGGAGAAACACCAG ACTGTTCATTGGAAGTCAGGTCATAAACAACGCTGCTTACCCTCAAGCATTTCTCAGGATGCATCTGAACCTCGTAATAATGGGACTCTGAGGGAGGTGCGAGAAG TTGCAAGCAAGCATCTCTGGCGAGAATATGAGATTGCAATTACTGATGAATGTGAGGATAAAGTTTGTGATGATAATGGTCAAGTGAACTCATTGATTTCTTCAAGCCGAGTGGATGAATCAACCGAAGCACTTATAGACAGCTTTGAG GGGGAAGATGACAAGAAGAGTTGGGCATCTTTCCAGGAGAGGATATCTCGTACCCCTGAGCAAGTATTAAG GTATTACAGAGATGCTGGAGCAAAACCATTATGGCCAACGTCAAGTGGCCAGCCATCAAAGGCTGACATCCCTAAGTGCACCTATTGTGGCGGCCGTAGGGCTTTTGAATTTCAG GTTTTACCACAAATACTCTATTATTTTGGTGTGGAAAATGATGTACATTCTCTTGACTGGGCTACCATTGCTGTGTACACCTGTGAATCCTCGTGTGACGGAAATGTAGCTTACAAGGAGGAGTTTGCTTGGGTTCAAATTGCAACTCAATCAAGCACAACGCAAAGATGA